One Rossellomorea aquimaris DNA window includes the following coding sequences:
- a CDS encoding MBL fold metallo-hydrolase — MFDYNIFIQGFPGKSSTHGGLGWSTVTLLSHKDQHIIIDVGSFGVRPLILDKLEARGLSPSDISMVLLTHTHWDHCVNWTMFPNATIVVGQADMKWALNEPPGGWHVPELYVKELNSSSQIRLVNHLEEIVPGIVAHQTDGHSPGHLAYTVDNGDYDLIFSGDAAKNRAELLSRNVDMTLNLSDSQHSIDYLWSLWKKRENSILVPGHDIPMKLVNGEPVYVHERESDLQYWFSETLEEYTTIELAEQSALSKQFK; from the coding sequence ATGTTCGACTACAACATATTTATTCAAGGGTTTCCCGGAAAGTCATCAACCCATGGGGGGTTAGGATGGAGTACAGTCACCTTATTGTCCCACAAGGACCAACACATTATTATTGATGTCGGCAGTTTCGGGGTCAGGCCATTAATATTAGATAAACTCGAAGCTAGAGGTTTATCTCCGAGTGACATATCGATGGTTTTACTGACACATACGCATTGGGATCATTGCGTTAATTGGACTATGTTTCCTAACGCGACCATCGTAGTGGGGCAGGCGGATATGAAGTGGGCATTAAACGAACCGCCTGGAGGATGGCATGTTCCTGAATTGTATGTGAAGGAATTAAATTCTTCTTCACAAATAAGGTTGGTCAACCATCTTGAAGAAATCGTTCCTGGGATTGTTGCGCATCAGACGGATGGACATTCACCGGGTCACTTGGCGTACACCGTAGACAATGGTGATTATGATCTGATATTCAGCGGGGATGCCGCTAAAAATAGGGCGGAGCTTTTATCAAGGAACGTCGATATGACACTGAATCTTTCAGATAGCCAACATTCTATCGATTACTTATGGAGTTTATGGAAAAAAAGGGAGAACAGTATTTTAGTACCTGGACACGATATCCCCATGAAACTTGTTAACGGGGAACCTGTTTATGTCCATGAAAGAGAATCCGACTTACAATACTGGTTTTCTGAGACATTGGAGGAATATACAACGATTGAATTGGCAGAACAGTCAGCGTTATCGAAACAGTTCAAGTAG